A single Aminobacterium mobile DSM 12262 DNA region contains:
- the deoC gene encoding deoxyribose-phosphate aldolase produces MKLYSSLEKCIDNTLLKQTATLPEIISFVEKSVPYGFRSLVIPPFALGKAISRVEGRSCHFSAVVGFPLGYIPTLLKCREIEAYRNMGSAITDFDVVLNINLVKSKAWNSLYTEMQELSSVTEGKILKLIIETPLLTQEEIEHVCLLSMEFEGIDFIKTGTGFAGKPTTIDEVSCISKTLKGLKGIKVSGGVKKLEHVNNFLAAGATIFGSSSGIEIMEEAKRQK; encoded by the coding sequence ATGAAACTCTATTCCTCCCTCGAAAAGTGCATTGATAATACGTTATTAAAGCAGACGGCAACTCTGCCAGAAATTATTTCCTTCGTCGAAAAAAGCGTACCTTATGGTTTTAGAAGCCTGGTCATTCCTCCCTTTGCTCTGGGAAAAGCTATATCCAGAGTTGAAGGGCGTTCCTGCCATTTTTCCGCTGTAGTAGGCTTTCCCCTTGGATATATCCCCACCCTGTTAAAATGTCGGGAGATAGAAGCATATCGTAATATGGGGTCGGCTATTACTGATTTTGATGTTGTTCTTAATATAAATTTAGTGAAATCAAAGGCCTGGAACTCTCTATACACTGAAATGCAAGAACTCTCCTCCGTCACTGAAGGGAAAATATTGAAACTTATTATCGAAACTCCCCTCCTCACCCAAGAAGAAATAGAGCACGTCTGTCTTCTATCTATGGAATTCGAAGGGATTGATTTTATAAAGACCGGAACAGGCTTTGCCGGCAAACCTACCACTATCGACGAAGTCTCCTGCATTTCCAAGACCTTAAAAGGATTGAAGGGTATTAAAGTTTCAGGTGGCGTAAAAAAACTTGAACACGTAAATAATTTTCTAGCAGCAGGAGCCACTATCTTCGGATCCAGTTCTGGCATAGAAATTATGGAAGAGGCCAAACGACA
- a CDS encoding FKBP-type peptidyl-prolyl cis-trans isomerase, which produces MVQIKNGDTISVHYKGTLEDGTVFDASEGREPLKFKVGSGQVIDGFDKAVLGMTVGEEKTINVPPQKAYGEYEMELTMEVPAEHIPDDLNPKVGEVLQVQTPDGNTFNALVADVSEKGMLLDANHPLAGKTLIFDITIVEIHE; this is translated from the coding sequence ATGGTTCAAATAAAAAATGGAGACACTATATCGGTTCATTATAAGGGAACCCTTGAAGATGGAACAGTTTTTGATGCCTCTGAAGGCAGGGAGCCGCTAAAATTTAAAGTAGGATCTGGCCAGGTTATTGATGGTTTTGATAAAGCAGTTTTAGGCATGACCGTTGGGGAAGAGAAGACAATAAACGTTCCCCCCCAAAAAGCTTATGGCGAGTACGAAATGGAACTGACCATGGAAGTACCTGCCGAACATATTCCAGATGACCTCAACCCAAAGGTTGGAGAAGTACTGCAAGTTCAAACTCCAGACGGTAATACTTTCAATGCTTTAGTTGCAGATGTATCGGAAAAAGGGATGCTTCTCGATGCGAATCACCCGTTGGCGGGAAAAACTCTTATTTTCGATATAACCATAGTTGAAATCCACGAGTAA
- the tpx gene encoding thiol peroxidase: MERTGIVTMKGNPLTLIGPALSLGDAAPDFTVFDQGLAPKTLKDFQGKIKVISVTPSLDTPVCDLQIHWFNEDAAKQPDNVVVLNISMDLPFALKRFCATKGIDRAIALSDYRDASFGTNWGVLLKELRLLARAVFVVDKDDTIRYVEIVPEATNEPNYEKAIKALEQLTRK; encoded by the coding sequence ATGGAAAGAACCGGAATCGTTACAATGAAAGGAAATCCTTTGACCCTCATAGGGCCGGCACTCTCCTTAGGAGATGCGGCTCCAGATTTTACCGTCTTTGATCAGGGTTTAGCTCCAAAAACTTTAAAAGATTTTCAAGGAAAAATTAAAGTCATATCCGTTACACCTTCTCTTGATACTCCGGTTTGCGACCTTCAGATCCATTGGTTCAATGAAGATGCAGCAAAACAGCCAGATAATGTGGTTGTATTAAATATCTCCATGGATCTCCCTTTCGCGCTAAAACGTTTTTGCGCTACTAAAGGAATTGACAGAGCTATTGCTCTTTCAGATTATCGCGATGCCTCTTTCGGAACAAATTGGGGAGTATTGTTGAAAGAGCTCCGCCTTCTTGCCAGAGCTGTTTTTGTTGTAGATAAGGATGATACTATTCGCTACGTAGAAATCGTTCCAGAGGCCACCAACGAACCCAACTATGAAAAAGCAATAAAGGCGCTTGAGCAACTCACAAGAAAGTAA
- a CDS encoding HD-GYP domain-containing protein has translation MNLARKIPVWDIPCCSGMIMEDVLSQKGALLLPKGTSLSKMGDSRLSLAHSLADQGVRYVTVREDVEFILSEIFEVLDAMEVPSNPVDRRLTLQTIQEIRRNFSAIASGEVSQVCLVPLLRIGRLLALTITNNPRILLSLSNVREQDQYTFVHSFNVALLGGFLAYRLAPENNSLVEAVTTGGLLHDLGKARLPLSILNKPSRLTEKEFDEVKKHPIYGASIAKQLGVDDKDILAVIEGHHERVDGTGYPYHLCGAHIPLPARIAAVADVFDALTTVRIYKESVPLHRAISIIIENAEYHFDKAVVSAFLGAVGIYPPGTVVQLSDNRMGIVIAAGEKSILRPRVLLKTDEEGERYEEHVVLDLSSAPHLFVRSALDDVGKRKDSVILREFH, from the coding sequence ATGAATCTAGCACGAAAAATTCCTGTGTGGGATATTCCTTGCTGCAGTGGAATGATCATGGAAGATGTTCTTTCACAGAAGGGAGCTTTATTGCTCCCCAAAGGAACGAGTCTTTCTAAAATGGGAGACTCCCGTTTGTCTCTTGCCCATTCTTTAGCAGATCAAGGAGTTCGATACGTTACTGTCCGAGAGGATGTAGAGTTCATACTCAGTGAAATTTTTGAAGTACTGGATGCTATGGAGGTCCCTTCAAATCCTGTAGATCGCCGCCTTACTCTCCAGACGATTCAAGAAATTCGAAGAAATTTCAGTGCTATTGCTTCTGGAGAAGTATCTCAGGTATGTCTCGTTCCTCTCCTTAGAATAGGGCGCCTCTTGGCGCTGACGATTACAAACAACCCCAGAATACTTCTTTCTCTCAGTAATGTTCGAGAACAGGATCAATATACTTTTGTTCATTCCTTTAACGTAGCGCTTCTCGGTGGTTTTTTAGCCTATCGCCTTGCTCCTGAAAACAATTCGTTGGTAGAGGCAGTTACAACTGGTGGTCTTCTCCATGATTTAGGAAAAGCTAGGCTTCCTCTTTCTATTTTAAACAAGCCCTCTAGGCTCACAGAAAAGGAATTCGATGAGGTAAAAAAACATCCTATTTATGGAGCAAGTATTGCAAAGCAACTTGGAGTGGATGACAAAGATATTCTTGCAGTTATAGAGGGTCACCATGAAAGAGTGGATGGAACCGGCTATCCGTATCATCTCTGTGGGGCTCATATTCCTCTTCCTGCTCGTATTGCCGCAGTAGCAGATGTCTTCGATGCATTAACTACAGTAAGGATATATAAAGAATCTGTGCCTCTTCATCGCGCTATTTCTATTATTATAGAGAATGCCGAGTATCATTTTGACAAAGCTGTAGTGTCGGCTTTTTTAGGGGCTGTTGGGATTTATCCGCCAGGTACAGTAGTGCAACTTTCGGACAATCGAATGGGTATTGTTATTGCGGCAGGAGAGAAAAGTATTCTCCGTCCCCGTGTCTTGCTTAAAACAGACGAAGAAGGGGAGCGATATGAGGAGCACGTGGTTTTGGATCTCTCTTCAGCTCCTCACCTCTTTGTTCGTTCCGCGCTTGATGATGTAGGGAAGCGAAAAGACTCGGTGATTCTGCGCGAATTTCACTAA
- the nudC gene encoding NAD(+) diphosphatase, which produces MAYPRMGTSCSVGTRIGKGLKFSMKQESFMFIFRKDHLLLKENPSSSFFSVAESTQLALPYIRQGSVGSPKGEGHFWGEVSEDTYPPAGAKFVSLRSLYDLLGERGFNVAGQAYQIMNWRRTTQFCASCGSVLREHVIDRALECPVCHTITYPPVTPVIAVAIEKDGHLLLARSPHFPPNRYSILAGFVEPGEQLEEAVAREVKEEVGLEIQDITYFGSQPWPFPHTLMVGFTASWKAGNIQIDEKEIEAADWYSPYSMPEIPPRASISRRLIDNYLEHTRD; this is translated from the coding sequence ATGGCGTATCCCCGAATGGGAACGAGCTGCTCAGTGGGGACTCGAATAGGGAAAGGGCTGAAATTTTCTATGAAGCAAGAATCATTTATGTTCATTTTTCGGAAAGACCATCTGCTGCTGAAAGAAAATCCTTCCTCTTCTTTCTTTTCTGTTGCTGAAAGCACTCAACTAGCCTTACCTTATATACGGCAGGGAAGCGTAGGATCTCCTAAGGGAGAAGGTCACTTCTGGGGGGAAGTGTCAGAAGATACGTATCCTCCTGCTGGAGCAAAATTTGTCTCTCTTCGAAGCCTCTACGATCTTTTAGGAGAGAGAGGTTTTAACGTAGCTGGACAAGCATACCAAATCATGAACTGGAGACGGACAACTCAATTTTGTGCTTCTTGTGGTTCAGTACTGCGAGAACATGTTATAGATAGAGCCTTAGAGTGTCCTGTTTGCCATACAATAACCTATCCGCCTGTTACACCTGTAATCGCCGTAGCCATAGAAAAAGATGGACATCTTCTTTTGGCGCGCAGCCCTCATTTCCCTCCCAACCGTTACAGTATTCTTGCTGGTTTTGTAGAACCAGGAGAACAACTTGAGGAAGCTGTTGCCAGAGAGGTAAAAGAGGAAGTAGGGTTAGAAATTCAAGATATAACTTATTTTGGGAGTCAGCCTTGGCCGTTCCCCCATACTCTTATGGTAGGTTTTACTGCTTCGTGGAAGGCAGGCAATATACAAATTGACGAGAAAGAGATTGAGGCTGCCGACTGGTATTCTCCTTATTCCATGCCGGAAATACCACCTCGTGCCAGCATTTCTCGCCGTCTTATTGATAACTATCTTGAGCATACGAGAGATTAG
- the mdoH gene encoding glucans biosynthesis glucosyltransferase MdoH codes for MNVQENREIKWTRSASWRRIILLSLIIVPTITASRYMAGVLPYKGETPLEIGLVVVFAILFAWISIGFWTAMLGFLVLLKQKKSFSLTSDIKNTPLDIKDPEAKTAILVPIYNEDVHRVMAGVRTTLQTLRNTGQDQNFHIFILSDTTDPDVWVHEETAWYELCREEEAFGSVFYRHRKSNVKRKSGNVADFCRRWGKSYRYMIVFDADSIMSGVTMVRMVQIMEQRPDIGILQTPPAAVNRQSLISRVQQFANRAYGPIFAAGLHFWVLGDAQYWGHNAIIRVEPFMEHCQLPRLPGKGPLSGDILSHDFVEAALMRRAGYGVWLAYDMEGSYEETPPTLLDELKRDRRWCQGNLQHLRLIFTRGLFPVHRALFINGVMSYGSAFLWLLFLVLSSIEAITEVIIEPQYFPSAELALFPEWPVWYPHWAITLLGSTVLILFLPKVLTILYITFVEKKAHQFGGFIRLCFSVLIEIVLSTLLAPIRMIFHSRFVVMTLAGRATGWGTQTRDDRGTTWGDAFQYHIGQTLLAALWGTLLYEFNPSFFWWMSPILGALFFSVPISALTSRVSIGKALKRNGILLTPEEKNLPLELKILDEKMEAPLSYTPFPLPREQGFVRAVVDPTVLALHTSLILRHRIASPSIRRRREDIQEKALLYGPESLTQKEKMELLRDPEQLKELHQRVWRIPEWERAAQWGLE; via the coding sequence ATGAACGTTCAAGAGAATAGAGAGATCAAATGGACACGTTCTGCAAGCTGGCGAAGGATTATTCTCCTTAGCCTTATTATAGTCCCTACCATTACAGCCAGCCGTTACATGGCGGGAGTCTTGCCCTATAAAGGTGAAACCCCCTTAGAAATAGGGCTCGTGGTGGTATTTGCCATCCTTTTTGCTTGGATATCCATAGGCTTTTGGACAGCTATGCTGGGATTTCTTGTGCTTTTAAAACAGAAAAAGAGCTTTTCATTAACATCAGATATTAAGAACACTCCTTTGGATATAAAAGATCCAGAGGCAAAAACTGCTATTTTAGTGCCCATTTACAATGAAGATGTTCATCGGGTTATGGCTGGCGTACGCACAACATTACAGACCCTTCGAAACACTGGACAAGATCAGAATTTCCATATTTTTATTCTGAGCGATACCACAGACCCTGACGTTTGGGTTCATGAGGAAACTGCCTGGTATGAGCTTTGTCGTGAAGAAGAGGCTTTTGGGTCTGTCTTTTATCGTCACAGAAAAAGCAACGTGAAAAGGAAAAGTGGAAACGTAGCAGATTTTTGTCGCAGATGGGGGAAGAGTTATCGATACATGATTGTTTTCGATGCAGACAGTATCATGTCAGGCGTTACCATGGTTCGTATGGTGCAAATTATGGAACAGCGACCTGATATAGGAATTTTACAGACGCCTCCAGCGGCAGTAAACCGGCAATCCCTTATATCCAGAGTTCAACAATTCGCAAACCGAGCCTACGGCCCTATCTTCGCTGCCGGCCTTCACTTTTGGGTTCTTGGAGATGCCCAGTACTGGGGCCATAACGCTATTATTCGCGTGGAACCTTTTATGGAGCATTGTCAACTTCCTCGTCTTCCCGGGAAAGGCCCTCTCAGCGGGGATATTTTGAGTCATGATTTCGTAGAGGCAGCTCTTATGCGCCGTGCAGGATATGGCGTATGGCTTGCTTACGATATGGAAGGAAGTTATGAAGAAACCCCGCCTACTCTCCTTGATGAACTGAAACGGGACCGACGGTGGTGCCAGGGGAATTTACAGCATCTTCGACTTATTTTTACAAGAGGGCTTTTCCCTGTTCATCGGGCTCTTTTTATAAACGGCGTTATGTCTTATGGTTCTGCGTTCCTGTGGCTGTTGTTCCTCGTCTTAAGTTCTATAGAAGCAATAACAGAGGTCATCATTGAACCACAATATTTCCCTTCTGCCGAACTGGCCCTCTTCCCCGAATGGCCCGTCTGGTATCCTCATTGGGCTATCACACTTTTAGGATCTACAGTCCTTATCCTTTTTCTTCCCAAAGTATTGACCATCCTGTACATTACCTTTGTGGAAAAAAAAGCGCACCAATTTGGCGGATTTATTCGACTCTGTTTCAGTGTTCTTATAGAAATTGTACTTTCTACCCTTTTGGCACCTATCCGCATGATTTTCCACAGCCGTTTCGTAGTAATGACTCTGGCAGGACGAGCCACTGGCTGGGGGACTCAAACACGAGACGATCGCGGAACAACGTGGGGAGATGCTTTTCAATACCATATAGGTCAAACTCTTTTAGCCGCTTTGTGGGGCACTTTGCTGTACGAATTCAACCCCTCTTTTTTTTGGTGGATGTCTCCTATTTTAGGAGCCTTGTTCTTCTCAGTCCCAATATCGGCGCTCACGAGCCGGGTCAGTATTGGGAAAGCATTAAAACGTAATGGCATATTGCTTACTCCAGAGGAAAAAAACCTTCCGCTGGAATTGAAAATACTCGACGAAAAAATGGAAGCCCCTTTATCGTATACTCCGTTTCCTCTTCCTCGAGAACAGGGGTTTGTTCGTGCTGTAGTGGACCCTACTGTTCTGGCACTCCATACATCTTTAATTCTTCGTCACAGGATCGCATCTCCTTCCATACGTCGTCGGCGGGAAGACATTCAGGAGAAGGCGCTACTTTACGGTCCCGAAAGTTTAACTCAAAAGGAAAAGATGGAACTTCTGCGAGATCCCGAACAGCTCAAAGAACTTCATCAGAGGGTATGGCGTATCCCCGAATGGGAACGAGCTGCTCAGTGGGGACTCGAATAG
- a CDS encoding glucan biosynthesis protein G, with product MKAWKFRNIRFGYIALYTLLFCVLFFPYSLFAASSSPGENFGFLAVAKQAQDLASRPYIDPQGTVPEILAKLSYDEWRDIRFIPEKALWKGEKRSFSVQFFHLGMIYNRAVHVHIVDRGKVEDFSFSADLFDYGKNVLNKKSLPSDLGFAGFRIHYPINTREYSDEVAVFLGASYFRAVARNQQYGLSARGLAVDTALPSGEEFPWFKEFWLVKPAANAQSMVIYALLDSPSCTGAYKFTITPGDETTMDVICTVFKRKDTLKLGIAPLTSMFFYGETSNGRPGDFRPEVHDSDGLLVATDDGRWIWRPLINPNRLLISEYKGYGVKGFGLMQRDVNFDHYQDLEAWYEKRPSLWIIPGEEWKKGHIELIEIPTDSEINDNIVAFWVPEMKIGNSDTKEQSGKKGELPIPLTFTYTMKWEYPSSLLKIEKPALAAHTRSATEKAEGVYRFIIDFEGEELNKISAETGLASDIKIEGDGTLLGKQLLKNPETGGWRLSFQIAVPIDKLKSVVPDRKPVVKLSAFLKKGENIPEPLTEIWTYDFRP from the coding sequence ATGAAAGCATGGAAGTTCAGAAATATCCGATTCGGATATATTGCTTTATATACACTGTTGTTCTGCGTTCTTTTTTTTCCATACTCTCTCTTTGCCGCATCGTCTTCCCCAGGAGAAAATTTTGGATTTTTGGCTGTGGCAAAACAAGCACAGGACCTCGCCTCCAGACCATATATAGACCCACAAGGAACCGTTCCGGAAATACTCGCAAAGCTCTCTTACGATGAATGGCGCGATATTCGTTTTATTCCTGAAAAGGCTCTTTGGAAGGGCGAGAAACGATCATTCTCCGTGCAATTTTTCCATCTTGGAATGATCTACAACCGAGCTGTGCATGTTCACATAGTGGATCGGGGAAAAGTAGAAGATTTTTCTTTCTCCGCAGATTTATTCGATTACGGGAAGAATGTTTTGAATAAGAAATCTCTTCCTTCGGACCTCGGTTTTGCCGGCTTCAGAATTCATTACCCTATCAATACAAGAGAGTACTCCGACGAAGTTGCTGTTTTCCTTGGGGCCAGTTATTTCCGAGCTGTGGCTCGCAACCAGCAGTACGGTCTTTCTGCGCGAGGACTGGCTGTTGACACAGCTCTTCCTTCAGGTGAGGAGTTCCCTTGGTTTAAAGAGTTCTGGCTCGTAAAACCTGCCGCTAATGCACAATCCATGGTTATTTACGCTCTTCTCGATAGTCCTAGCTGTACAGGAGCCTATAAATTTACAATTACCCCTGGAGACGAAACAACCATGGATGTGATCTGCACTGTATTTAAACGCAAAGACACGCTAAAACTAGGGATCGCTCCTCTCACTAGTATGTTCTTCTATGGAGAGACTTCTAATGGGCGACCAGGTGATTTCAGACCAGAAGTTCATGATTCTGATGGGCTTCTGGTAGCAACAGATGATGGCCGATGGATATGGCGCCCTCTCATAAATCCAAACCGCCTCTTGATCTCTGAATATAAAGGATATGGTGTTAAGGGATTCGGCCTTATGCAGCGTGATGTAAACTTCGATCATTACCAAGACCTTGAAGCCTGGTATGAGAAACGGCCAAGCCTCTGGATTATTCCCGGCGAGGAATGGAAAAAAGGGCATATAGAGCTTATAGAAATTCCTACCGACAGCGAAATAAACGATAATATCGTAGCTTTCTGGGTTCCAGAAATGAAAATCGGAAACTCCGATACAAAAGAACAAAGTGGAAAGAAAGGAGAGCTCCCTATTCCGCTCACATTTACATACACCATGAAATGGGAGTACCCTTCCTCTCTTTTGAAGATAGAGAAACCTGCCCTAGCTGCTCATACACGTTCAGCTACAGAAAAAGCAGAGGGAGTATATCGTTTTATTATTGATTTTGAAGGCGAGGAACTTAATAAAATATCGGCTGAAACTGGCCTGGCCAGCGATATTAAAATAGAAGGGGACGGAACTCTACTGGGAAAGCAGCTTTTGAAAAATCCAGAAACAGGTGGATGGAGATTGAGCTTCCAAATAGCTGTTCCCATCGACAAGTTAAAAAGTGTGGTACCAGACCGCAAGCCTGTTGTCAAACTTTCAGCTTTCCTTAAAAAAGGGGAAAATATCCCTGAACCTCTTACAGAAATCTGGACCTATGACTTTCGTCCCTAG
- a CDS encoding MarR family winged helix-turn-helix transcriptional regulator produces MTSNDAPPQLGRWLSCLYRQMQCLLDRAFEPVGLGSGNYAFLLVLKKQNGQTQEALRGTLRFDKGTTARALKKLEYLGFIERHRCKDDARANQVFLTSRGENVLPFVEKVLKELSSQIQEGLSPEERATAFYLISRMASNALLLKNDELSVLFNKE; encoded by the coding sequence ATGACCAGCAATGACGCTCCTCCACAACTTGGCAGGTGGCTTTCGTGTCTCTATCGGCAAATGCAGTGTCTTCTAGATCGAGCCTTTGAACCAGTAGGGCTTGGAAGTGGAAACTATGCTTTTCTCCTCGTTCTCAAGAAACAAAATGGACAAACACAAGAAGCTCTTAGAGGAACTCTTCGTTTCGATAAAGGGACAACTGCCAGGGCTCTTAAAAAATTAGAGTATCTCGGTTTTATAGAACGTCATCGTTGTAAAGATGACGCACGAGCCAATCAAGTTTTCCTCACTTCTCGAGGGGAAAATGTGCTACCATTCGTGGAAAAGGTCTTAAAAGAATTAAGTTCTCAAATTCAAGAGGGTTTGAGTCCAGAAGAAAGAGCAACCGCTTTTTATCTTATTTCCCGCATGGCATCTAATGCTTTGTTGTTGAAGAATGATGAACTTAGCGTTCTGTTTAATAAGGAGTGA
- a CDS encoding MATE family efflux transporter → MDRYALLANEKVGRLLWKLSLPAIVGMLVQASYNIVDAIFIGRGVGALGLAGTAIVFPIQLLASSLAVTIGTGGASLISRSLGAKKFRRAYKALGNMIFLSLFFSTTLLVSGLLLQEKLLRIFGASETILPYAREYLQIILLGFPFVGFGMAANHAARSEGNARVAMISMIISAILNMVLDPLFIFVFHMGIRGAAIATVIAQIAMACWMIYYFFFSQKSSLVIALKYFFPQLAYMKAIISVGASDFVRMAAGSAIIVFLNNSLIYYGSDISVAVYGILNRAMSFSFMPIVGIAQGLQPILGFNYGAGHFDRARKVVQLAVIAASIMASATFLIGILFPQEIIGLFTTDPDLLREASNALRIVILASFLVGFQITGSSMFQALGKAKASLILSLSRQVLFLLPLLMILPHFFHLKGIWISFPVSDILSFLITARLFFRQYQILKP, encoded by the coding sequence ATGGATAGATATGCTTTACTTGCAAATGAAAAGGTTGGACGCCTTCTGTGGAAGCTTTCCTTACCTGCTATTGTAGGAATGTTGGTTCAAGCTTCTTATAACATAGTAGATGCTATTTTTATAGGACGAGGTGTGGGAGCTCTGGGACTCGCAGGTACAGCTATCGTTTTTCCCATTCAGCTTCTAGCCTCATCTCTTGCTGTTACTATCGGAACTGGAGGGGCTTCTCTTATTTCTCGGAGCTTAGGTGCTAAAAAATTTCGTCGAGCTTACAAAGCTTTAGGAAATATGATTTTTCTCTCTCTCTTTTTCAGCACAACCCTTTTAGTAAGCGGCCTTTTACTACAAGAAAAGTTACTGCGAATATTCGGAGCTAGTGAGACAATTCTGCCTTACGCCAGGGAGTATTTACAAATTATTCTCCTCGGATTCCCTTTTGTAGGTTTTGGAATGGCCGCAAATCATGCGGCTCGTTCTGAAGGAAATGCTAGGGTAGCCATGATCAGCATGATTATTTCTGCTATTTTAAATATGGTTCTTGACCCCCTGTTTATATTTGTATTTCACATGGGAATTCGTGGCGCCGCCATAGCTACCGTTATTGCACAAATCGCTATGGCGTGCTGGATGATATATTACTTTTTCTTCTCGCAAAAAAGCTCTCTTGTCATCGCATTGAAATACTTCTTTCCACAATTGGCATATATGAAAGCCATAATAAGTGTCGGGGCATCTGACTTCGTTCGCATGGCTGCCGGCAGTGCCATTATTGTATTTCTCAACAACAGCTTGATATATTATGGTAGCGATATTTCCGTAGCTGTTTACGGCATTTTAAATCGTGCCATGTCTTTTTCATTTATGCCTATTGTCGGCATTGCACAAGGACTTCAACCTATTCTCGGTTTTAATTACGGAGCTGGCCATTTCGACAGGGCCAGAAAAGTAGTGCAGTTAGCCGTTATTGCAGCAAGTATTATGGCTTCAGCTACTTTTCTCATCGGTATTTTGTTTCCTCAAGAAATTATCGGACTTTTTACTACAGATCCTGATCTTCTGAGAGAGGCAAGCAACGCTCTGCGAATCGTTATTTTGGCTTCTTTTTTAGTAGGATTCCAAATCACAGGCTCATCAATGTTTCAGGCATTGGGAAAAGCTAAGGCGTCCCTTATTCTTTCCCTCAGCAGACAGGTTCTCTTCCTTCTTCCTCTTCTTATGATTCTGCCGCATTTTTTCCATTTAAAAGGGATATGGATTTCTTTTCCCGTATCTGATATTCTCTCTTTTCTTATAACAGCCAGACTTTTTTTCCGACAATATCAGATACTTAAACCATGA